The Enterococcus sp. 7F3_DIV0205 genome has a window encoding:
- the prmA gene encoding 50S ribosomal protein L11 methyltransferase: MKWTEVKVETASEAVEAISNIMMEAGASGVAIEDSLDVENFQSDLYGELLDKEQFTHIKDGALVMAYFPETTFLPEILPFIEESITRLPEFGLEIGKNEVSVSEVAESDWATAWKKYYHPVRVTRFLTIVPSWEKYEAQDAVEKIITLDPGMAFGTGTHPTTRLTLQALETVLRGGETLLDVGTGSGVLSIASKYLGAKEVYAYDLDEVAVSAAKENMDMNPIASEVHVSANDLLKGVTIEADVIVANILADIITLMIEDAWRLLKNDGTLIVSGIIHEKKAMIVEKMTEAGFLVDQVFQQGDWYAIILKKTEEE, from the coding sequence ATGAAGTGGACAGAAGTAAAAGTTGAAACAGCCAGTGAAGCAGTTGAAGCTATCTCAAATATTATGATGGAAGCAGGAGCCAGTGGTGTTGCTATCGAAGATTCTTTAGATGTGGAAAATTTTCAAAGTGATTTGTATGGCGAATTGCTGGATAAAGAACAATTTACTCATATCAAAGATGGGGCTTTAGTAATGGCTTATTTCCCTGAAACAACATTTTTACCAGAAATACTTCCTTTCATCGAAGAGAGTATCACTCGTTTACCAGAATTTGGACTTGAAATTGGTAAGAATGAAGTAAGTGTTAGCGAAGTAGCAGAAAGTGATTGGGCGACTGCATGGAAAAAATATTATCATCCAGTTCGTGTAACTCGCTTTTTGACAATCGTTCCAAGTTGGGAGAAATATGAGGCGCAAGATGCCGTTGAAAAAATAATCACTTTAGATCCAGGAATGGCTTTTGGAACAGGTACGCATCCTACAACGCGTTTAACATTACAAGCATTGGAAACTGTTTTGCGAGGCGGTGAAACGCTGCTTGATGTTGGAACTGGATCGGGTGTGCTAAGTATTGCCAGTAAATATTTAGGTGCAAAAGAAGTTTATGCTTATGATTTAGATGAAGTGGCTGTAAGTGCGGCTAAAGAAAATATGGACATGAATCCGATCGCAAGTGAGGTTCATGTTTCTGCAAATGATTTGCTAAAAGGGGTAACAATCGAAGCGGATGTCATTGTGGCAAATATTTTAGCTGATATTATCACATTAATGATTGAAGATGCTTGGCGTTTATTGAAAAACGACGGAACATTGATTGTTTCTGGAATTATTCATGAGAAGAAAGCCATGATCGTGGAAAAAATGACAGAGGCAGGTTTTCTTGTGGATCAGGTTTTCCAACAAGGAGATTGGTATGCGATCATCTTAAAGAAAACAGAGGAAGAGTAA
- a CDS encoding DUF3013 family protein — MKKETMLTYLDQQITKKITEYDVALDWNTRNHSIEVVFRLFAENTAHEQIDDATGTVSEEEIIEFEDGILFYNPEKTSVETEEYLAVIPYEGKKGIKQSVLEGFVEYLNEVLTEGQSDLLDFLTDEEQEVFELKWSTEDFEAAVQKYQKVDGDVYIAYPSY; from the coding sequence ATGAAAAAAGAAACAATGCTGACTTATTTAGATCAACAAATCACTAAAAAAATTACAGAGTACGATGTAGCTCTAGATTGGAACACAAGAAACCATTCAATCGAAGTCGTTTTCCGCTTGTTTGCTGAAAATACGGCTCACGAACAAATCGATGATGCTACAGGGACTGTTTCAGAAGAAGAAATTATTGAATTTGAAGATGGAATTTTATTTTATAACCCTGAAAAAACTAGTGTAGAGACAGAAGAGTATTTGGCTGTAATTCCTTATGAAGGAAAAAAAGGCATCAAGCAATCTGTACTAGAAGGTTTTGTTGAGTATTTAAATGAAGTTTTAACAGAAGGTCAAAGTGATCTATTAGATTTTTTAACGGATGAAGAACAAGAAGTATTTGAACTGAAATGGTCTACTGAGGACTTTGAAGCAGCAGTACAAAAGTATCAAAAAGTAGATGGCGACGTGTATATCGCTTATCCTAGCTATTAG
- a CDS encoding replication-associated recombination protein A — MQKPLAYRMRPRNLDEVVGQQHLVGPGKIIRRMVEARMLSSMILYGPPGTGKTSIASAIAGSTNYAFRLLNAATDTKKDLQIVAEEAKMSGTVILLLDEVHRLDKTKQDFLLPHLESGRIIMIGATTENPYITINPAIRSRTQIFEVKPLTELDIQKAIQEALADKERGLGAFPVNLEEKALQHLSRATNGDLRSALNGLELAVKSTPENDDKKVEITLSIIEECVQRKALTHDKNGDAHYDVISAFQKSIRGSDVDAALHYLARLVEAGDLPIICRRLMVIAYEDIGLGNPPAAARTITAVQAAEKLGFPEARIPLASVVIDLCLSPKSNSAISAIDAALADIREGKAGDVPDHLRDSHYSGAKELNRGIGYQYPHNFENAWVDQQYLPDKIKNAHYYEAIDTGKYEQALHQQYQRIQDWKKGKKNKK; from the coding sequence ATGCAAAAACCATTAGCTTATCGCATGCGACCACGTAATTTAGATGAAGTCGTTGGTCAGCAACATCTTGTTGGTCCAGGGAAAATCATTCGTCGAATGGTTGAAGCTCGGATGCTTTCATCCATGATTTTATATGGCCCCCCTGGTACTGGTAAAACAAGTATTGCTAGTGCGATCGCAGGTTCTACAAATTATGCCTTTCGTCTGTTGAATGCAGCAACTGACACTAAAAAAGATTTGCAAATTGTCGCAGAAGAAGCCAAAATGAGTGGTACTGTGATCTTATTATTAGATGAAGTCCATCGTTTAGACAAAACAAAACAAGATTTTCTGTTGCCTCACCTTGAAAGTGGTCGAATCATTATGATCGGAGCAACAACTGAGAACCCTTATATTACAATCAATCCAGCAATTAGAAGTCGGACGCAAATTTTTGAAGTCAAACCACTGACTGAATTAGACATTCAAAAAGCCATTCAAGAAGCATTAGCAGATAAAGAGCGCGGCTTAGGTGCATTCCCTGTTAACTTAGAAGAAAAAGCGCTGCAACATTTATCTCGTGCGACAAATGGGGATTTGCGGAGTGCCCTAAATGGACTGGAATTAGCTGTGAAATCAACTCCTGAAAATGACGATAAAAAAGTTGAAATCACACTTTCAATCATTGAAGAATGTGTCCAACGTAAAGCCTTAACTCATGATAAAAATGGTGATGCACATTATGATGTAATTTCAGCATTTCAAAAATCGATTCGTGGCAGTGACGTGGATGCTGCACTCCACTATCTAGCTAGATTAGTTGAAGCAGGTGACTTGCCGATTATTTGCCGCCGTTTGATGGTCATCGCTTATGAAGATATTGGTTTAGGTAATCCACCAGCTGCTGCTCGCACCATAACAGCTGTTCAGGCAGCTGAAAAACTTGGTTTTCCTGAGGCACGTATTCCGCTTGCAAGTGTGGTTATCGATTTGTGTTTATCACCAAAATCAAACTCAGCCATCAGTGCAATCGATGCTGCCTTAGCCGATATTCGTGAAGGAAAAGCTGGAGATGTTCCTGATCATTTACGTGATAGTCATTATTCTGGCGCTAAAGAATTGAATCGTGGAATCGGTTATCAGTATCCTCATAACTTTGAAAATGCTTGGGTCGATCAACAGTACCTTCCAGATAAAATAAAAAACGCCCATTACTATGAAGCAATCGATACAGGAAAATATGAACAAGCACTGCACCAACAATATCAGAGAATTCAAGACTGGAAAAAGGGAAAGAAAAACAAAAAATAA
- a CDS encoding universal stress protein translates to MLQNYRKIMVAVDGSSEAELAFQKAMNVAMRNDAELLLAHVIDTRAFQSVSSFDGVLAEQATEMAKQTLEGYKKQAKEHGCERVSTIIEYGSPKPLIAKQLPQDQEVDLIMLGATGLNAVERLFIGSVSEYVIRNAACDVLVVRTDLENKIPAPQDED, encoded by the coding sequence ATGTTACAAAATTATCGTAAAATCATGGTTGCTGTTGACGGATCATCTGAGGCAGAACTAGCGTTTCAAAAAGCAATGAATGTCGCTATGAGAAATGATGCAGAATTATTACTCGCTCATGTTATTGATACACGAGCATTTCAATCAGTTTCTTCCTTTGACGGTGTCTTAGCAGAACAAGCAACAGAAATGGCAAAACAAACACTTGAAGGTTACAAAAAACAAGCTAAAGAACATGGCTGTGAAAGAGTATCGACCATCATTGAATATGGTTCTCCAAAACCCTTGATCGCAAAACAACTACCACAAGATCAAGAAGTTGATTTAATCATGTTAGGAGCAACTGGTTTAAACGCCGTTGAACGATTGTTTATTGGATCTGTCTCTGAATATGTTATCCGTAATGCGGCTTGTGATGTATTAGTCGTTCGTACTGATTTAGAAAATAAAATACCTGCTCCACAAGATGAAGACTAA
- a CDS encoding acetate kinase produces MSKTIAINAGSSSLKWQLYQMPTEEVIAKGIVERIGLNDSIFTIKYGNDEKYEEIVDINDHDVAVKMLLDKLTELNILASFDEITGVGHRVVAGGEDFKDSVVIDDEVLAKIEKLADLAPLHNPANAMGIKAFKKILPNIISVAVFDTAFHTTMPKHNFLYSIPTEYYDKYAARKYGAHGTSHKYVADRAAEMLGRPIEELKIITCHLGNGASITAVDGGKSVDTSMGFTPLAGVTMGTRSGDIDPSLLAYLMEKLELTDIKDMIDILNKKSGLLGLTGISSDMRDLEANMDKEAVQVAYDIFTDRIRKYIGSYVTVLNGVDAIVFTAGIGENDSHVRSEVIKGMTWFGCELDDEKNNVRGKESVISTEDSKVKVLLIPTDEELMIARDVERLRK; encoded by the coding sequence ATGTCTAAAACAATTGCAATCAATGCTGGAAGTTCAAGTTTAAAATGGCAATTATATCAAATGCCAACTGAAGAAGTTATCGCTAAAGGAATCGTTGAACGTATTGGTTTGAATGATTCAATCTTTACAATCAAATATGGCAATGACGAAAAATATGAAGAAATCGTTGATATCAATGATCACGATGTTGCTGTAAAAATGTTATTGGATAAATTAACTGAATTGAACATTTTAGCATCTTTCGATGAAATTACAGGTGTTGGTCACCGTGTCGTTGCAGGTGGAGAAGACTTTAAAGATTCTGTTGTTATTGATGACGAAGTTTTAGCAAAAATCGAAAAATTAGCAGATCTTGCACCATTACACAATCCAGCGAATGCAATGGGAATCAAAGCATTCAAAAAAATCTTACCTAATATTATCAGCGTTGCTGTTTTTGATACTGCTTTCCACACAACAATGCCAAAACACAACTTTTTATATAGTATTCCGACTGAATACTATGACAAATATGCAGCTCGTAAATATGGTGCACACGGTACAAGCCACAAATATGTTGCAGATCGTGCAGCAGAAATGCTTGGTCGTCCAATCGAAGAGTTAAAAATCATTACTTGTCACTTAGGCAATGGTGCATCGATTACAGCAGTTGATGGTGGTAAATCAGTAGATACATCAATGGGCTTCACACCACTTGCTGGTGTAACTATGGGTACTCGTTCTGGGGATATCGATCCTTCTTTACTTGCTTACCTAATGGAAAAACTTGAATTGACAGATATCAAAGACATGATCGATATTTTAAATAAAAAATCAGGTCTACTTGGTTTGACTGGTATTTCTAGTGATATGCGTGATTTAGAAGCAAACATGGATAAGGAAGCCGTTCAAGTAGCTTACGACATTTTTACAGATCGTATCCGTAAATATATCGGTAGTTATGTAACTGTTTTAAACGGTGTGGATGCAATCGTCTTTACTGCTGGAATCGGTGAAAATGATTCACACGTTCGTAGTGAAGTAATCAAAGGCATGACTTGGTTTGGTTGTGAACTAGACGATGAGAAAAATAATGTTCGTGGAAAAGAATCAGTGATTTCAACAGAGGATTCTAAAGTTAAAGTATTATTGATTCCAACTGATGAAGAATTAATGATTGCTCGTGATGTTGAGCGTTTAAGAAAATAA
- a CDS encoding class I SAM-dependent methyltransferase gives MFPEKIEKAFGLMEQAIGLLKRSLDTSFLDAYTENGENIIDNYQVRVLDGVPDEQTVQKLKTIYQQLQAIELEPEEMRRLSQLILLKGNKAESLQANHQLTPDSIGFLFVYLIEQLFSPEQSLKILDIATGMGNLLLTTVLNLNIAKYSVQGFGVDIDDTLLSVSATNNEWTKAAIQLFHQDGLQDLLVDPVDVAISDLPIGYYPNDEKAKEFDSAAEEGHSYAHHLLMEQAMKFVKPDGYGLFLIPTNILETEQSTYFKNWLQKNVYLQGMIQLPDELFKSVQSRKSILFVQNKGEHSEQAKEVLVAKLGSLKDPAKITQFFQQFEAWKSSNLK, from the coding sequence TTGTTCCCTGAGAAAATAGAAAAGGCTTTCGGTTTAATGGAACAAGCTATAGGATTGCTTAAACGATCTTTAGATACTTCTTTTCTAGATGCATATACTGAAAATGGTGAAAATATCATTGATAATTACCAAGTACGTGTGTTGGATGGAGTACCAGATGAGCAAACGGTTCAAAAACTTAAAACCATTTATCAACAACTACAAGCAATCGAATTGGAACCAGAGGAAATGAGACGTTTATCTCAGTTGATTTTACTTAAAGGGAATAAAGCAGAGTCCTTACAGGCAAATCATCAACTAACACCAGATAGCATAGGTTTCTTGTTTGTTTATTTGATTGAGCAACTATTCAGCCCAGAACAATCGTTAAAAATATTAGATATTGCAACAGGTATGGGCAATCTTTTGTTGACGACTGTCCTCAACTTGAACATTGCGAAGTATTCAGTTCAAGGTTTTGGTGTAGATATTGATGATACATTACTTTCAGTTTCAGCTACCAATAATGAGTGGACTAAGGCTGCAATACAACTATTCCATCAAGACGGATTGCAGGACTTACTTGTTGACCCTGTTGATGTAGCGATCAGTGACTTACCAATTGGGTACTATCCAAATGATGAGAAGGCCAAAGAATTTGATTCAGCGGCAGAAGAAGGTCATAGTTATGCTCATCATTTATTGATGGAGCAAGCGATGAAATTTGTTAAACCTGATGGCTATGGACTATTTCTGATACCAACCAATATTTTGGAAACAGAACAGAGTACGTATTTCAAGAATTGGCTGCAAAAGAATGTTTATCTGCAAGGGATGATTCAATTGCCAGATGAATTGTTTAAATCAGTACAATCAAGAAAGAGCATCTTATTTGTACAAAATAAAGGTGAACATAGTGAACAAGCGAAAGAAGTACTTGTAGCAAAATTAGGTTCATTAAAAGATCCTGCTAAAATCACACAATTTTTTCAACAATTTGAGGCTTGGAAGTCTTCAAATTTAAAATAA
- the comGG gene encoding competence type IV pilus minor pilin ComGG — protein MNNKYKGGVLFTALLFVFLFSFIFMLVLEDFQLTQRFTKKTRDYYVAKTMVSMFLSDVKQELRPLEKSCQLRYSVGLLQYEYDQSTINFLVHVNQTTYRFQEIYRKETTD, from the coding sequence ATGAATAATAAGTATAAAGGTGGGGTTTTATTTACGGCATTACTATTTGTTTTTTTATTCAGTTTTATTTTTATGCTAGTTTTGGAGGACTTTCAATTGACACAACGATTTACGAAAAAGACTAGAGATTACTATGTAGCTAAAACAATGGTAAGCATGTTTCTTTCCGATGTTAAACAAGAACTGCGACCGCTTGAAAAAAGTTGTCAGTTACGGTACTCAGTAGGTCTGTTGCAGTATGAATATGATCAGTCAACAATAAATTTTTTAGTTCATGTAAATCAAACCACTTACAGATTTCAAGAAATTTATCGAAAAGAGACAACGGATTAA